The Streptomyces sp. TLI_105 DNA segment CCCCTGGGGCTCCCCATCCCCCACACGGCGATCATTCCGACGAAGAAGGACCAGCTGGGCGCGTCGCTGGGCACGTTCGTCGGCGAGAACTTCCTCTCGGCGGACGTCGTACGAGGCAGACTCCACGCCCTGGGCATCGGCGGCCGACTGGGCACCTGGCTGGCGGACCCGGCGCACGCGGACCGGGTGACGGCGGAGTCGGCGACGGCCCTGCGGGGCGCGCTCACGGTGCTCCGGGACGCGGACGTCCAGGCGGTCGTCGGGGAGGCGATCACCCGCCGCGCCGAATCGGCGGAGATCGCCCCGGGCCTGGGCAAGACCCTGGAGCGGATCGTCGCCGACGGGGCGCACCACCGGGCGGTCGACCTGATCTGCACCCGGGCCCACGACTGGCTGGTCACGCACGGGGAATCGGTGATGGACGCGGTCCAGGGCGGCGCCCCGGGCTGGACGCCACGCTTCGTGGACCGCAAGGTCGGCGAGCGGGTCTACCGCGAACTGCTCCGCTTCGTCACCGAGATGCGCGACATGCCGGGCCACCCGGCGCGCGCCGCGATCGACCGCTTCCTCACCGACTTCGCGGCCGACCTCCAGGCGGACACGGACACCCGCGCCCGCGTGGAACGCCTGAAGGCGGACCTCCTGGCCCGCCCGGAGGTCCAGGACATCATCGCCTCGGCCTGGTCGTCGATCCGGTCCCTGATCATCGCGGCGGCCGAGGACGACCGCAGCCAGCTCCGCCTCCGCGCCCGCGCCTCCCTGATCTCCCTGGGCACCCGCCTGGCGACGGACTCCCGCCTCCAGGCGAAGGTCGAGGGCTGGGCGGAGGACGCGGCGGCGTACGTCGTCACGACGTACCGCCACGAGATCACGTCCCTGATCACCGACACGATCGCCGGCTGGGACGCCACCCAGACCTCCCGCAAGATCGAGGCCAACATCGGCCGCGACCTCCAGTTCATCCGCATCAACGGCACGGTGGTCGGCGCGCTGGCGGGACTGCTGATCTACGCGGTGAGCCGGGTGGCGGGGGGCTAGTCGGGCCCGCTGATCGAGGGGCTCGGGCCTTCCCGCGGGTGACGGCGTGCGGGGGCTGACCTTCCCGCGGGTGACGGCCTGGGAGGGGGCAGTCCCTCCCGTGCGTGGCGGCCTGGGAGGGTGGTCAGTCCCTCCCGCGGGTCACGGCCCAGGCGGGTGGTCAGTCCCTCCCGCGCGTCACGGCCCAGGAGGCGGCGGCCATGCCCCCGGCGACGGAGAACACGGCGGGCCAGGCCCCGATCTTCTTGGCGAGCGGGTGGGACCCGGCGAAGGCGGCGACGTACGCGGTCGTCAGCCCCACGGAGGCCTTGACCCCACCCACCTGCTGCCACTCCCGCGCGGCCACCCCACCGGCCACGGCAAGCACGACACCCCCGAGGGGCCGCTTCTTGGTCCACCGAGCAACTGCGTAACCGCCCACGAGCCCGGCGGCGGCTATGGCGGGGGAGGGGATGCGGGGCATGGTGGGACCTTCCTGGTCGACGGGTCGTCCTTCGAGCGTAGATCAGAGCGAAACGACGCCGCATGACGCTTCCACCAGCAGCCCACGTCACAATGACCGTCATGAGGATCCTGGAGACGGATCCGGTGACGAGTTCCCGGATGAGCCGGCAGCGCAGCCGGGATACCGGCGTGGAGAAGGCGCTGCGTAGCGCTCTGCATGCCGCCGGGCTCCGCTATCGGATCCACAAGCGTCCGGTGAAGGGGCTGCGGCGAGAAGCGGACATCGTCTTCGGTCCGGCCAAGGTGGCTGTCTTCGTCGACGGCTGCTACTGGCACGGCTGCCCGGAGCATGCGACGTGGCCGAAGAGGAACTCGAAGTTTTGGCGGGAGAAGATCGAGAAGAACCGGGCGCGAGACGCGAACACCGATGCGCGCTTGAGGGAGGCGGGTTGGTTGTCCGTACGGATCTGGGAACACGAGAGCGCGGACCTGGCCGCCCCACGGGTGGCTGCGATCGTCGCGGAGCGGCGAATGCTCCT contains these protein-coding regions:
- a CDS encoding very short patch repair endonuclease, with the protein product MRILETDPVTSSRMSRQRSRDTGVEKALRSALHAAGLRYRIHKRPVKGLRREADIVFGPAKVAVFVDGCYWHGCPEHATWPKRNSKFWREKIEKNRARDANTDARLREAGWLSVRIWEHESADLAAPRVAAIVAERRMLLQRGAKAR
- a CDS encoding DUF445 domain-containing protein is translated as MVSFSYTAADEEKSRGVRRMKTLATSLLIVVAVIYALATWARNAGWGAWAGYVAAAAEAGMVGALADWFAVTALFRRPLGLPIPHTAIIPTKKDQLGASLGTFVGENFLSADVVRGRLHALGIGGRLGTWLADPAHADRVTAESATALRGALTVLRDADVQAVVGEAITRRAESAEIAPGLGKTLERIVADGAHHRAVDLICTRAHDWLVTHGESVMDAVQGGAPGWTPRFVDRKVGERVYRELLRFVTEMRDMPGHPARAAIDRFLTDFAADLQADTDTRARVERLKADLLARPEVQDIIASAWSSIRSLIIAAAEDDRSQLRLRARASLISLGTRLATDSRLQAKVEGWAEDAAAYVVTTYRHEITSLITDTIAGWDATQTSRKIEANIGRDLQFIRINGTVVGALAGLLIYAVSRVAGG